The following proteins are co-located in the Acidicapsa acidisoli genome:
- a CDS encoding GNAT family N-acetyltransferase, which produces MGCLLQTPRLILRPLQIEDAEQVQQLFPQWEIVKHLNAQVPWPFPADGVLNHYRTHSLPAIERGEEWHWTLRLKTSPEVIIGAISLIQGENNRGFWLIPEMHRKGLMTEAVIAVNDYWFDVLKFPVLRAPKAIANTASRRISEKTGMRVIATKESDYVGGRLPTELWEITAEEWRKWKKAQARQLN; this is translated from the coding sequence ATGGGCTGTCTCCTCCAAACGCCACGCCTCATCCTGCGCCCACTCCAGATCGAAGACGCAGAACAGGTCCAGCAACTTTTCCCTCAATGGGAGATAGTGAAGCACCTGAACGCCCAGGTTCCGTGGCCATTCCCCGCGGACGGCGTCCTCAACCACTACCGCACCCACAGTCTCCCCGCCATCGAGCGCGGCGAAGAGTGGCACTGGACCTTGCGCCTCAAAACATCCCCGGAAGTCATCATCGGCGCCATCAGCCTCATACAAGGTGAAAACAATCGCGGCTTCTGGCTCATCCCCGAGATGCACCGCAAAGGCCTGATGACCGAAGCCGTAATCGCCGTCAACGACTACTGGTTCGACGTCCTCAAATTCCCCGTCCTGCGCGCCCCAAAAGCCATCGCCAACACCGCTTCCCGCCGCATCTCCGAAAAGACCGGAATGCGCGTTATAGCCACAAAAGAAAGCGACTACGTAGGCGGCCGCCTGCCCACCGAACTATGGGAAATCACCGCCGAAGAATGGCGCAAATGGAAGAAGGCGCAAGCCAGACAGCTCAATTAA
- a CDS encoding ABC transporter permease, whose translation MNWLKNLKSGLQSLLHKQQVDRELDEELASYLEASIADKQRSGMSPEAAHRAAHAEIGSRNSIKHQVWSSRWESTLDNLATDIRLSIRALSKSPGFTLVALLSLTLGIGANTAIFTLLNAILLRPLPVQNPQQLILFGQGGAIGSTDNLNNESWQLFSYPFYREFRTKSQSFSGIAALSSIQFGSHGSVSGGRPEQMRIDIVSGNYFSVFGVVPALGRTLAEADEGAPGSGPVAVISYAWWRRRFGGDPAVLGKTVRIEAHNYTIVGVAQPGFFGATVGHPADLWIPLSMEKEISPGWHGLEDRNFHSLFLIARLKPGETAEQASINTNLLFRQILRSDYAGSYPIQGESTGIQQAHIELTSAARGLSGLRRMFSLPLKILMTIVALVLLLACANIANMLLARGVTRAREVAVRMALGASRARIIVQLLTESALLALIGAAFGIALAWNSSALLLHLATPGETPVPIDLTPDLPVLAFTLLLTVLTALLFGVAPALRATRLELTPTLKEGRGSAPTSTRNTLARSLIVGQIALSLLLLTAAGLFLRSLLRLTSVDTGFDRNNVLVFGLDESAANLPVDNRLTLLQQQIEDRVQSLPGVQSASFSMFTFNEGQWSDDIIVQGIPRSPENSQDVLYNVVGSGFFKTFGLPLLAGRNFSAQDTVKSPVVAIINQNMARHFFPNQSAIGHHFGFGEDPVHSGDIEIIGVVKDAKYVALGEAPEMAAYFPYSQRIQYFSNFTVRYTGDPRPVIAAIRQSIAQINPNILVSTVSTLSEEVDRSIATQKLIAQLSAFFGALAVFLACIGIYGLLSYSVLRRTNEIGIRLALGAQSRALLWMILRESVVLLALGLAAGIPIALASTGILRNLLYQLSPGDPSTFAASVVIVTAMTLLAAWLPARRATKVDPMIALRCD comes from the coding sequence ATGAACTGGCTCAAGAACCTCAAATCCGGCCTCCAGTCCCTCCTCCACAAGCAGCAAGTCGACCGCGAACTCGACGAAGAGCTAGCCAGCTACCTCGAAGCCTCCATCGCCGACAAACAGCGCTCCGGCATGAGCCCCGAAGCCGCCCACCGCGCCGCCCACGCCGAAATAGGCAGCCGTAACTCCATCAAGCATCAAGTCTGGTCCTCGCGCTGGGAATCCACCCTCGACAACCTCGCCACGGACATTCGTTTAAGCATCCGCGCCCTCTCCAAAAGCCCCGGCTTCACCCTCGTCGCGCTTCTCTCGCTAACTCTTGGCATCGGTGCAAACACCGCCATCTTCACCCTCCTCAACGCCATCCTGCTGCGCCCCTTGCCCGTCCAAAACCCGCAGCAACTCATCCTCTTCGGCCAGGGTGGAGCGATAGGCAGCACCGATAACCTCAACAACGAGAGCTGGCAACTCTTCTCCTATCCCTTCTACCGCGAATTCCGGACCAAATCGCAATCCTTTTCCGGCATCGCCGCCCTGAGCAGCATCCAGTTCGGCAGTCACGGCTCCGTCTCCGGCGGACGACCGGAACAGATGCGAATCGACATCGTTTCCGGCAATTACTTCTCCGTCTTCGGCGTAGTACCAGCCCTCGGCCGCACCCTTGCCGAAGCCGATGAAGGAGCCCCAGGAAGCGGCCCAGTCGCCGTCATCAGCTACGCCTGGTGGCGGCGCCGCTTCGGCGGAGATCCTGCCGTACTCGGCAAGACCGTCCGCATCGAAGCCCACAACTACACCATCGTCGGCGTCGCCCAACCCGGCTTCTTCGGCGCCACTGTCGGCCATCCCGCCGACCTGTGGATACCCCTGTCCATGGAAAAGGAGATATCCCCGGGCTGGCACGGCCTCGAAGACAGGAACTTCCACTCACTCTTTCTCATCGCCCGCCTCAAACCCGGCGAAACGGCCGAACAAGCCTCCATCAACACCAACCTTCTCTTCCGGCAGATCCTGCGCAGCGACTACGCGGGCTCCTACCCAATACAAGGCGAATCCACTGGCATCCAACAAGCGCACATTGAGCTGACCTCCGCCGCCCGCGGTTTATCCGGCCTTCGCCGCATGTTTTCGCTTCCACTCAAAATCCTCATGACCATCGTCGCACTGGTCCTGCTCCTCGCCTGCGCCAACATCGCCAACATGCTCCTCGCCCGCGGCGTCACCCGCGCCCGCGAAGTCGCCGTCCGCATGGCCCTCGGAGCATCGCGTGCCCGCATCATCGTCCAGCTCCTCACTGAATCCGCCCTGCTCGCACTCATCGGCGCAGCCTTCGGCATAGCTCTCGCGTGGAACTCCAGCGCACTGCTCCTTCACCTGGCCACTCCCGGCGAGACGCCGGTTCCGATCGATCTCACGCCTGATCTCCCCGTCCTCGCCTTCACCCTCCTGCTCACCGTTCTGACGGCGCTTCTCTTCGGCGTCGCGCCTGCCCTCCGCGCCACTCGTCTCGAACTCACCCCAACTCTCAAGGAAGGCCGCGGCAGCGCGCCCACCTCCACACGAAACACGCTTGCCCGCAGCCTAATCGTCGGCCAGATAGCGCTCTCGCTTCTGCTCCTCACCGCCGCCGGTCTCTTCCTTCGCAGCCTGCTGAGACTCACCAGCGTCGATACGGGCTTCGACCGAAACAATGTCCTCGTCTTCGGCCTCGATGAAAGCGCCGCCAATCTCCCCGTTGACAATCGCCTCACTCTGCTCCAGCAACAGATCGAAGATCGCGTGCAGTCCCTTCCCGGAGTTCAGTCAGCCAGCTTTTCGATGTTCACCTTCAACGAGGGCCAATGGTCCGACGACATCATCGTGCAGGGCATCCCGCGCAGCCCCGAAAACAGCCAGGATGTCCTATACAACGTCGTCGGCTCCGGCTTCTTCAAGACCTTCGGACTGCCGCTCCTTGCCGGCCGCAATTTCAGCGCGCAGGACACAGTGAAATCTCCCGTAGTCGCCATCATCAACCAGAACATGGCACGCCATTTCTTCCCCAATCAATCCGCCATCGGCCACCACTTTGGCTTCGGCGAAGACCCCGTCCATAGCGGAGACATAGAGATCATCGGAGTCGTCAAAGATGCGAAATACGTGGCTCTCGGCGAAGCCCCCGAGATGGCCGCCTATTTCCCCTATTCCCAGCGCATCCAGTACTTCAGCAACTTCACCGTCCGCTACACCGGAGACCCGCGCCCCGTCATTGCCGCCATCCGCCAATCCATCGCTCAGATCAACCCAAACATACTCGTCAGCACCGTGTCGACTCTCTCCGAAGAAGTCGACCGCTCCATCGCCACTCAGAAGCTCATCGCCCAGCTCTCCGCCTTCTTCGGTGCGCTCGCTGTCTTCCTCGCCTGCATCGGCATCTACGGACTGCTCTCCTACTCTGTCCTCCGCCGCACCAATGAAATCGGCATTCGCCTCGCCCTCGGCGCGCAATCCCGCGCCCTCCTCTGGATGATCCTTCGCGAATCGGTCGTGCTTCTCGCCCTCGGCCTCGCAGCGGGCATACCCATCGCCCTCGCCTCCACCGGAATCCTGCGCAATCTCCTCTACCAGCTCAGCCCAGGCGATCCGTCAACCTTCGCCGCCTCGGTCGTCATCGTCACCGCGATGACCCTGCTCGCCGCGTGGCTACCAGCCCGCCGCGCCACCAAAGTCGACCCCATGATCGCCCTCCGCTGCGACTGA
- a CDS encoding YncE family protein gives MRYVKHLSTLPGFLFYASIALHSAQAQSGWHLEKTIPVGGMGGMDYLTVDPATHRLYVPRGTHTMVIDADSGKTLGDIPGQQKAHGVAIVPKLHRGFITDGGGNGAITVFDLKTNTALGVIAAVPDADGIIYDPGTDRILVSAGDSNSLITFKPDIDPKSGKIEAPIPLGGAPEFLAADGAGKVYVNLEDKDTVAVVDLSARNVIARWPVAPGGSPVGLAIDKQRHTLLIGCRKPAKMIVMSTENGKVLGDLPIGTGVDTTKVGGKEAFASSGDGTLAVVSQSADGKYEVQSVKTARGAKTMDFDSANGKIYLPTFDFEELKPGANGRPKALPDTFKILVVSR, from the coding sequence ATGCGATATGTGAAACACCTCAGCACACTTCCAGGATTCCTCTTCTACGCTTCCATCGCGCTCCACTCCGCTCAAGCACAATCTGGGTGGCATCTGGAAAAGACCATTCCGGTAGGCGGAATGGGGGGCATGGACTATCTCACCGTCGATCCTGCGACACACCGCCTCTACGTTCCACGCGGCACTCACACGATGGTGATTGACGCCGATTCAGGCAAGACGCTCGGGGATATTCCGGGCCAGCAAAAAGCTCACGGAGTTGCCATTGTTCCGAAGCTGCATCGAGGCTTTATCACCGATGGCGGGGGCAATGGCGCCATTACTGTGTTCGATCTCAAGACCAACACTGCGCTTGGCGTGATTGCCGCGGTACCGGATGCAGATGGCATCATCTATGACCCGGGCACCGACCGCATCCTGGTCAGTGCCGGAGACAGCAATAGCCTGATCACGTTCAAACCCGACATCGATCCGAAATCAGGCAAGATCGAAGCTCCGATCCCGCTAGGCGGCGCGCCCGAATTTCTGGCTGCCGATGGTGCGGGCAAAGTGTATGTCAATCTTGAGGACAAGGACACCGTGGCTGTTGTCGATCTTTCTGCGCGGAATGTGATTGCTCGCTGGCCGGTAGCGCCCGGCGGCTCACCGGTGGGATTGGCCATTGATAAGCAGCGGCATACCCTGCTCATTGGCTGCCGCAAGCCGGCAAAGATGATCGTGATGAGCACAGAGAATGGCAAGGTGCTTGGCGATCTGCCCATCGGCACGGGCGTGGACACGACCAAAGTTGGGGGGAAAGAAGCTTTCGCCAGCAGCGGAGACGGTACGCTCGCAGTCGTCAGCCAGTCCGCTGATGGCAAATACGAAGTTCAGTCAGTGAAAACTGCGCGTGGAGCCAAGACGATGGACTTCGACTCAGCGAACGGCAAGATATATCTTCCTACTTTCGACTTCGAAGAACTGAAGCCCGGTGCCAATGGACGGCCCAAAGCATTGCCCGATACCTTCAAAATCCTTGTTGTCTCCCGTTAA
- a CDS encoding RcnB family protein, translating to MKSIRAALALPILAMALASMPAMAQDHQDNHTYKQHTEWRAGSKIKQEDWNRGEKVDYQQNHLRRPPAGHEWRQIDGNYVMAKQDGTIVSVRQAPHDH from the coding sequence ATGAAATCGATTCGAGCAGCATTGGCACTACCCATCCTGGCTATGGCTCTGGCAAGCATGCCCGCGATGGCCCAGGATCATCAGGACAACCACACTTACAAGCAACATACCGAATGGAGGGCGGGCTCAAAGATCAAGCAGGAAGACTGGAACAGAGGCGAAAAGGTCGATTACCAGCAAAACCACCTTCGCCGTCCGCCAGCGGGACATGAGTGGCGTCAGATCGATGGAAATTATGTAATGGCGAAACAGGACGGAACGATCGTTTCTGTTCGCCAGGCTCCCCACGATCACTAA
- a CDS encoding DinB family protein has protein sequence MRKLALLLLLTLPIAAPSFEAQAQNKKSPTDLRGVLLEQLRTTHTEEDWFVPVNIAVAGLTAEQAKWTPGKDVHSVGQLTNHLLFWNTRELADLKGEKAQPFSGNNDETFNNFDAAQWAETVKRLDAVLTELEKIVEAADDKKLAANASLIAHIGTHNAYHIGQIIYVRKLQGSWDPSKGVK, from the coding sequence ATGCGAAAGCTCGCCCTCCTCCTGCTCCTGACCCTCCCCATCGCGGCCCCGTCTTTCGAAGCACAAGCCCAAAACAAGAAGTCCCCCACCGACCTCCGCGGCGTCCTCCTCGAACAGCTCCGCACCACCCACACCGAAGAAGACTGGTTCGTTCCCGTCAACATCGCCGTAGCCGGTCTCACCGCCGAACAGGCCAAATGGACCCCTGGCAAAGACGTCCACTCCGTAGGCCAGCTCACCAACCATCTCCTCTTCTGGAACACCCGCGAACTCGCCGACCTGAAAGGCGAAAAGGCCCAGCCATTCAGCGGCAACAACGACGAAACCTTCAACAACTTCGACGCCGCCCAATGGGCCGAAACCGTCAAAAGACTCGACGCCGTCCTAACCGAGTTGGAGAAGATCGTCGAAGCCGCCGACGACAAGAAGTTGGCCGCCAACGCCTCGCTAATCGCCCACATCGGCACCCACAACGCCTACCACATCGGCCAGATCATCTACGTCCGCAAACTCCAGGGCTCCTGGGATCCCAGCAAAGGCGTCAAATAA